In the Gemmatimonadota bacterium genome, TCGATGATCCCCCGCAGGATCGAGAAAACGGAGGGTTGCCGGCTGCGCTGCTCTTCCGGGAAATGTTCGCCGGGCGGATGCACCTCCCCGGAGATGCGGTCCTCGTGACGGGCAACGTCACGCGTGGCCCGCAGACCTTCGACCTGCGCGAGGATCGCGGGCAACAACACCCCGCCCCGGGCGTTCAGGGCCTCGATACGAAATGCGTTCTCCCGGGTTTCGATCCGGATCGGCGGATCGACGAACCCCATGTCCCACCGGGTATATCTTCCGGGATACTCGTAACCGGACGCGAACAGGGCGCCCAGGCGGGCATCGAGCGCGTCGATTACGGGTTCAATGGCTTCGTCCGGAGGTAGATGCTCGGCGTACCGCTTGACGGCCAGGCCGCCCCCGGTCTGGTATTCGATGGCTTCCAGGTGTATGTGGGTAACTCGCATCGTTCTGTCCCGCTCCCGGTGAACCGATCCTTAAAGTATCCCCAACCCTTTAGCGGCCCGTCTTCGATTCACCCCATAAAAAAAGGCCGCTACCTTGTGAGGGTAGAGGCCGGTCAAATCAACGAAGGATGAATCTACTTCAATCAGGCGCCGCTTCGCATGACATGCCGCCTCGTCCCGTAAAAAGGCCACCAGGTAAACAGATCGCTCAGCTTCCGCCAAGCGTAGAATCGGGATGACCGGGACGAACTTGCGGCTGTCATTTCAGTCCATTGCTCAATGTGAAAACCGTTCGGCTGCCGTTTGTCGAATGCGCCATTATAGCGCGGTACGGCGGTAAAGTCAAGGTTTTTTCTCACCAAGAAAACAGTTGCGAATTCGGGGGGCAGCCTGTACCATGCTGGCGTTGTATAGCGTCCGAATCGGCCGTTGGAATCGGGGTGCGCCGAATATGCAGTACAGGGAACCCGGTCTGTTCAGGAAGTGGTTCTGGAATACCTATGATTACCTGGGAACGCTGATCGTGATCAACATCCTATGGCTGCTGCTCGCCCTGCCGCTGGTAACCCTTCCCCTCGCCTTCGCCGGACTGTTCCGGGTCACCGGACGCATCGCTGCCTACGAAGAAACGGGCATCAGAGACTTCTTCGACCACACCCGCGGGGACCTGCGCCGGAGCTTTCTGCTCTGCGGCCTGTACGCGGGCGTCCTGATCCTCCTCGCGGCCAACGTGCTCTTCTACGTGCGGCTCATGGAAGCCTGGCCGTGGACGGGGGCGATACTGAGCGGCGTGATGATGTGGCTGATCGTCTTCGTCTGCATGACGGCCGTATACGCGTTGCCCCTCATGCTGCGCGAGCAGGTACCGGTCCGACAGATCGTACGGACGGGCGTATACCTGGTCGTGGACAACCCGCGCCATTCCTTCGCGCTGCTGGCTGCCGGTTCCCTCGTCATGGCCTTCAGCCTGGCCAGCGGCGTCGGGCTGCTCTTTCTGGGTCTCGGCGCCATCGGCGTCCTGTTCAGCACCGGACTGAGGGAAATCCTGAAACGATATGAACAGAGGGAAACCGGCGTCCTGGAGGAAGCGCGTGGATGGCGGGACCTGCTCCGCCCATGGGGGTATTCATGATGGGGAAGGAGGCCCGCGGCGACGCCGGGGAGGCCACCGCGCCGTTCATCGTAATCGAAGGGATCGACGGGGCGGGCAAGACGACCCAGTTGAAACGGCTCAGGCGGTGGATGGAAACCCGTTACGGCGGTCCGGTCCATACCACCGGGGAACCCACGAACCGCCCCATCGGAAGACTGTTGAAGGACGCCCTTCAGCGCCGGGTGGAGCTCGACGGCATTTGTCACGCGCTGCTGTTCGCGGCCGATCGGATCGACCACGTCAAAACGGAAATCGAATCCCACATACACCGCGGAATCCCCGTGCTGTGCGACCGGTATTTCCTCTCGTCCTTCGCCTACCAGTGGCGGGAGATGCCCGGCGAGCTGGACTGGATCGAGTCGATCAACGCCCGGGCGATCCACCCCCACCTGACCCTGTTGATCGACGCGC is a window encoding:
- a CDS encoding DUF624 domain-containing protein; the protein is MLALYSVRIGRWNRGAPNMQYREPGLFRKWFWNTYDYLGTLIVINILWLLLALPLVTLPLAFAGLFRVTGRIAAYEETGIRDFFDHTRGDLRRSFLLCGLYAGVLILLAANVLFYVRLMEAWPWTGAILSGVMMWLIVFVCMTAVYALPLMLREQVPVRQIVRTGVYLVVDNPRHSFALLAAGSLVMAFSLASGVGLLFLGLGAIGVLFSTGLREILKRYEQRETGVLEEARGWRDLLRPWGYS
- the tmk gene encoding dTMP kinase; this encodes MAGPAPPMGVFMMGKEARGDAGEATAPFIVIEGIDGAGKTTQLKRLRRWMETRYGGPVHTTGEPTNRPIGRLLKDALQRRVELDGICHALLFAADRIDHVKTEIESHIHRGIPVLCDRYFLSSFAYQWREMPGELDWIESINARAIHPHLTLLIDAPAEVCMDRIRRARPDTELFEELETLRAIRENYLELARRRSVLDHIRIIDGARTPDEVQEEARARVEEVMQPSCSG